The genome window AGCAGTCGCAAAGGCGCCGCAGGGCCGCCGCCGAACTCACTCCCAGACCATGAACGGCCGCAGCTCCAGCTGCCCGTTGCGCGCCATCGGGTGCTTCGACGCGATCTCGATGGCCTCGTCGAGGTCCTCGACCTCCAGGATGTCGAAGCCGCAGATGACCTCCTTCGTCTCGGTGAAGGGGCCGTCGGTCACGTAGCGCTTGCCGTCGCGGACGCGGACGACGCGCGACTCGGTCTGCGGCTGCAGCACCTCCCCGATGATGCGCTTGCCGCTGGCGTCGAGCGGGTCCACCCAGAGGTCGACGTCGGACTCGTCGGTCTCGGTGTCGGGCTCGGAGTCGGTGATCACGAACATCATGTACTTCATCGCGTGGATCCTCTCGGAATCGGTGGTCGGTTCACTGGGACGTCGAACGGAGCGGCCGCCGCTCGACATTCCTGCGCTCCCGGATCAGCCGGTGCACGACGTACTCCACGGTCACGGCCACCACGACGGCGCCGAGCGGCTCGCTGAACCAGCCGAGATACGTCGCGGGCGTGGTCAGCCACAGCAGCGTGTAGCCGGAGTACGCCACCGCGAACGCGGTCGCCGTTGCGCCGACGTGCCGCCACCAGTGGATGGCGCCGGGACGGGCGCGCGCGAACCAGGCGTAGTGCGCCGCCGCGCTCGCGAAGCCCACCCCCGCGGCGGCCGGCCCGTAGAGGAAGAGCTGCGGGCTGAGCAGCTCGCGCTTCGTGTCGCTGCCGAGCTCGTAGTCGAGGATGTGCAGGAAGCCGACCACGGCGCCCGCGAGCACGCCGGTGATCAGGACGACCAGGCGCGCGTCCCTGCCGAGCAGCGGGTGGTCGCGCGTGGTCGTCACGCGCTGACGATACTGCGCGGGCGAGGGGGCGTCCAGCGTCCCGGCGACTGGTTAGTGTAGCCTTACCTTACTCGTCTCCCGCCCCTCCGCCCGGCCTGAAGGGAACCGCCGTGCCCGTGCTCGCCCCACCCCTCACGGACCGTCCGGCATACCGACCGTACCGCGCGCGCGTGCTGGCGATCCGGCGCCTGAGCCCGGGCTTCGCGCGGGTGAGCCTCGGCTGCGACGACTTCGCGACCTTCGGCGCGGAGCGGCTGGACCAGCGGATCAAACTGGTTTTCCCGTTGCCCGACGGCTCCTTCAGCCCGCTCGGCGCCGGCGACTGGTACGGCGAGTGGCGGACGCTGCCGGAGCACCGGCGGAACCCCTTCCGCACCTACACCGTGCGCGACGTCGACCAGGGGGAGCGGCGGCTCGACGTGGACTTCGTCGTGCACGGCGACGGCAACGGCGACGGCGGCCCGGCCGCGCGCTGGCTCGCGGGCGTCGCGGCGGGCGACGAGCTGGTCGTGATCGGCCCGGACGGGCTCAGCCCGCACACCGGCGTCGGCATCGACTGGCGGCCAGGGGCGGCGACCGAGCTGCTGCTGGCCGGCGATGAGACAGCGGCCCCGGCGATCGCGTCGATCCTGGAGGGACTGCCGCCGTCGCGGCGCGCGCACGCCTTCATCGAGGTCCCGACGGCGGAGGACGCGCTCCCGCTCCGGACCGGCCCGCACATCGAGGTGACCTGGGTGGCGCGCGACGGCGGTGAGCACGGCTGCGCGCTCCTCCCGGCCGTGACCGGTTGGCTGAACGAGCACCCGGACGTGGTCGCGGCGGCCGCGGCGGGACGCACGCAGCGCCTGGAGGATGTCGACGTGGACGCGGGCATCCTCTGGGACAGCCCGGAGCGGCCGGACGGTCACGGGGCGGCCGCCGGCGGGTTCTACGCCTGGATCGCGGGCGAGTCGGGCGTCGTCAAGACGCTCCGCAGGCTCCTCGTGCGAGGGCACGGGATCGACCGCGGGCGGGTGGCCTTCATGGGCTACTGGCGGCTGGGGCGCGCCGAGCAGGTCTAGCCGGACGAGGCGCGCGCTACTTGTTCTTGGTCTCGGTGCCGGCGAACGTCTCGGGATAGTTGCTCAGCCAGCTCCAGTGGCTCACCGGCCAGCTCACCACGAACGCGCGGCCGACGACGTCGCTCATCGGCACGAAGCCCTTGGTCGGGTCGTCCATGTGGTAGCGGGAGTCGGCGGAGTTGTAGCGGTTGTCGCCCATCACCCAGACCTTGCCGGCGGGGACGGTGACGTCGAACGGCTTGGCGGACACGGCCTGCTGCCCGGCCGGCAGCAGCACGTACGGCTCCTTCAGCGGCACGCCGTTGACGCTCATCTGGCCGAGCGCGTTGCAGCAGGTGACGTGGTCGCCGGGCAGGCCGATCAGGCGCTTGACCAGGTGCTGGTCGCTGTCCGAGGCGCCGAGGCCCACGAAGTCGAGCACGGCTCCGACGCCCTGCTGGATCGGGTTGCCGGTCTGCGGCGCCGCCGCGGGCAGCCAGCCGCCCGGGTCCTTGAACACGACGACGTCGCCGCGCTGGAGCGGGAAGACCGACGGCTGCAGCTCGTTGACGATGATCCGGTCGTTGATCTGCAGCGTGTTCTCCATCGACCCGGAGGGGATGTAGAAGGACCGGGCGACGAACGTCTTGATCAGGAACGAGACCAGCACCGCGATGACGAAGATCACCACGACGTCGCGCAGCAGCACCTTCCAGCCGGACTTGCGGGCGGTGCGACGGGGTCGCAAGGTCTCGGTGCTCTCGGTCACAATGCTTCACGCTAGCGTGCGATTGCTGGGAGACGCATCCGACCCTCGCACGAGGGATTGTCCGGCAGGGCCACGCGGTGACAGGATCGGAGGACGGGCCGTCCCGGCGCCCGCCGGGGGCTCGCGTGATCATGCGGGATGCGTTGGCGCGCTACGGACTGCAGGCACGACGCGAACATCCGCGCCGCGGCGATCGAAGCCGCATCCGCCGCGAGCGGCCCCGCCTTCCCGGTGGGCCGCCGGCCGCCGGGGGAGGGTTCTCGCCGCTGAGGGCGCTGGCCCACGCGGCCGCGATCGTGCTGGCCGCGGGCGTCGTGCTCGCTCCGCTCCCGGCCTCCGCGGAGGACTGCCCCGGCGCGGTCTGCTCCACTTCGACGCCGACGCCCGGCCCCACGGGCGGGACCACGGATTCACCCGCGCCGACACCCGGCCCGACGCCGATGCCGACTCCGACCCCCACCCCGACGCCGACTCCCACGCCCACGCCGACGCCGACTCCCACCCCGACGCCGACCCCGAAGACGTCGCACAAGCCGGCGCCCGCGCCCGCCCCCGCACCGTCGCCGG of Leifsonia shinshuensis contains these proteins:
- a CDS encoding YciI family protein, translating into MKYMMFVITDSEPDTETDESDVDLWVDPLDASGKRIIGEVLQPQTESRVVRVRDGKRYVTDGPFTETKEVICGFDILEVEDLDEAIEIASKHPMARNGQLELRPFMVWE
- a CDS encoding SIP domain-containing protein; the protein is MPVLAPPLTDRPAYRPYRARVLAIRRLSPGFARVSLGCDDFATFGAERLDQRIKLVFPLPDGSFSPLGAGDWYGEWRTLPEHRRNPFRTYTVRDVDQGERRLDVDFVVHGDGNGDGGPAARWLAGVAAGDELVVIGPDGLSPHTGVGIDWRPGAATELLLAGDETAAPAIASILEGLPPSRRAHAFIEVPTAEDALPLRTGPHIEVTWVARDGGEHGCALLPAVTGWLNEHPDVVAAAAAGRTQRLEDVDVDAGILWDSPERPDGHGAAAGGFYAWIAGESGVVKTLRRLLVRGHGIDRGRVAFMGYWRLGRAEQV
- the lepB gene encoding signal peptidase I; this translates as MTESTETLRPRRTARKSGWKVLLRDVVVIFVIAVLVSFLIKTFVARSFYIPSGSMENTLQINDRIIVNELQPSVFPLQRGDVVVFKDPGGWLPAAAPQTGNPIQQGVGAVLDFVGLGASDSDQHLVKRLIGLPGDHVTCCNALGQMSVNGVPLKEPYVLLPAGQQAVSAKPFDVTVPAGKVWVMGDNRYNSADSRYHMDDPTKGFVPMSDVVGRAFVVSWPVSHWSWLSNYPETFAGTETKNK